One region of Halohasta litchfieldiae genomic DNA includes:
- a CDS encoding vWA domain-containing protein → MDTHITFVLDSSGSMDVIADDTRGGFNTFLKDQRDQEGTATVTLYDFNTTVDQIYETYPVADAPELTDENYKPRGRTALHDAIARAVDETGEEIATVDQAEQPDNVIIVVLTDGKENASETPKDAVRGRIETRQEADGWEFLFIGANQDAVLTAEGMGIEQDRSLTMAHDGEGTRDAYKSTSETISEARTEGSMSGYDDEDRQRQERDT, encoded by the coding sequence ATGGATACGCACATCACCTTCGTACTTGATTCTTCAGGGTCAATGGACGTGATCGCTGACGACACCAGAGGCGGATTCAACACGTTTCTCAAAGACCAGCGCGATCAAGAAGGGACAGCGACGGTCACGTTGTACGACTTCAACACCACCGTCGACCAAATCTACGAAACGTATCCCGTTGCCGACGCCCCAGAGCTCACCGACGAGAACTACAAGCCCCGCGGGCGAACAGCGTTGCACGACGCCATCGCTCGGGCAGTCGACGAAACCGGCGAAGAAATTGCTACAGTCGACCAAGCCGAACAACCTGACAACGTCATTATCGTCGTATTGACTGATGGCAAGGAAAACGCTTCTGAGACACCCAAAGATGCTGTACGAGGCCGTATAGAGACCCGGCAAGAAGCCGATGGCTGGGAGTTCCTCTTTATTGGTGCGAATCAAGATGCAGTGCTGACCGCCGAAGGAATGGGTATTGAACAAGATCGCTCGTTAACCATGGCTCACGACGGCGAGGGAACCAGAGACGCCTACAAATCAACATCCGAAACCATCAGTGAAGCCCGCACAGAAGGCTCAATGAGCGGGTATGACGACGAAGATCGTCAGCGTCAAGAACGCGATACCTAA